Proteins found in one Aspergillus puulaauensis MK2 DNA, chromosome 8, nearly complete sequence genomic segment:
- a CDS encoding ABC1 kinase family protein (COG:S;~EggNog:ENOG410PFIZ;~InterPro:IPR044095,IPR011009,IPR004147;~TransMembrane:3 (i101-118o124-147i313-332o)) has product MRIPLQFRRFCSTCGRTPQLFARLPPPPPSRRFTRPSPPECLARCRQKGVPRFGTMLIAALAPGAFVELAETDEDNKTGEKLMLEASRQEIRDDILERTEGRIGIGGPVLAYWAYYAYDTIATGLRFVHLVVIFLPVILAAPTIWLGRRIKNHDGVRTGTLWWYSFLVKAMERAGPAFIKLGQWAASRTDIFPPQMCSTMSSLHSNAPAHSLHETKQTIQKAFHGMPFEDIFEEFNEKPLGVGAIAQVYKAKLKPSLANLADNELTSAPQDLGGKLKRNVDVLVKSSPQRVPSSYVAVKVLHPRVERLIRRDLRIMSFFASLINAIPTMHWLSFPDEVTQFGEMMKLQLDLRIEATNLKIFREKFRSRTTAWFPYPYLDYSTREVLVEEFAQGIPLSTFLEMGGGVYQHEIANEGLDAFLHMLLIDNFVHADLHPGNIMVRFYQPSELDLSLRKQTRASEAPTRKEVDVADAVLARLRPHVNEPQEWEQALNDLNVEGYRPQLIFIDTGLVTQLNDTNRSNFLALFRAVAEFDGHRAGELMVERCRQPEEVIDPDIFALRMQHLVLGVKSRTFALGNIKIGDVLSEVLSMVRRHHVRLEGDFVNVVISILLLEGIGRSMDPNLDLFKRQEPTILAFLLFECLPLAY; this is encoded by the exons ATGAGGATACCCCTCCAGTTTCGCCGTTTTTGTTCGACTTGTGGTAGAACTCCACAACTCTTCGCACGcctccctccgccgccgccgagccGTCGCTTCACACGCCCGTCACCCCCGGAATGTTTGGCTCGATGTCGTCAGAAGGGAGTCCCAAGATTTGGGACTATGCTCATTGCAGCGCTTGCTCCCGGTGCCTTTGTGGAACTGGCAGAGACGGATGAGGACAATAAAACCGGAGAAAAGCTGATGTTAGAGGCATCACGCCAGGAGATCAGAGACGATATCCTTGAACGAACAGAAGGGCGTATAGGGATTGGCGGCCCTGTACTAGCTTATTGGGCATATTACGCGTACGACACGATAGCTACTGGTCTCCGTTTTGTTCACCTAGTCGTTATTTTCCTACCAGTCATCCTTGCGGCACCTACGATATGGCTTGGGAGGCGCATAAAAAACCACGACGGGGTCCGAACAGGTACACTGTGGTGGTATAGCTTCCTCGTGAAGGCAATGGAACGCGCAGGGCCTGCTTTCATTAAG CTTGGTCAATGGGCCGCCTCACGTACTGATATTTTCCCCCCGCAAATGTGCAGCACTATGTCATCACTGCACTCAAATGCCCCAGCCCATTCGTTGCATGAGACTAAGCAGACGATCCAGAAAGCCTTCCACGGGATGCCCTTCGAAGACATCTTTGAGGAATTCAACGAGAAACCTCTTGGAGTGGGCGCTATCGCACAGGTTTACAAGGCAAAACTCAAACCGAGCCTTGCAAATCTTGCGGATAATGAGCTTACCTCCGCGCCTCAGGACTTAGGGGGCAAGCTGAAAAGGAATGTCGACGTCTTGGTAAAGAGCTCCCCCCAGCGCGTTCCGTCATCATACGTTGCGGTTAAGGTTCTGCATCCGCGCGTCGAGCGCCTAATTCGCAGGGATCTGCGGATCATGTCTTTCTTTGCCTCTTTGATCAATGCAATTCCAACTATGCACTGGCTATCTTTCCCTGACGAGGTCACTCAATTTGGGGAAATGATGAAGCTACAACTCGATCTCAGGATCGAGGCCACGAATCTAAAGATTTTCCGAGAGAAGTTTAGGTCTCGTACTACAGCTTGGTTCCCATACCCATATTTGGACTACAGCACCCGTGAGGTCCTTGTGGAGGAGTTTGCCCAAGGCATACCCTTGTCAACTTTCCTAGAAATGGGAGGAGGTGTTTACCAGCACGAAATTGCAAATGAAGGTCTGGACGCATTTCTTCATATGCTCTTAATTGACAACTTCGTGCATGCGGATTTACATCCAGGGAATATCATGGTCCGTTTCTATCAGCCTAGTGAGCTTGATCTATCTCTTCGCAAACAAACACGTGCGTCCGAAGCGCCAACAAggaaggaggttgatgtgGCAGACGCCGTGCTTGCGCGATTGCGACCACATGTGAATGAGCCGCAGGAATGGGAACAGGCTCTGAATGATCTTAACGTGGAGGGCTACCGACCGCAACTCATCTTCATTGACACAGGTTTAGTAACTCAACTGAACGACACGAACCGTTCCAACTTCCTAGCTCTCTTCCGAGCTGTTGCTGAGTTCGACGGCCACCGCGCAGGAGAACTCATGGTTGAGCGGTGTCGCCAACCAGAGGAAGTCATCGATCCCGACATTTTTGCCTTAAGAATGCAACACCTTGTTCTTGGGGTCAAGTCACGAACATTTGCGCTAGGAAATATCAAAATTGGTGACGTCCTGAGCGAGGTGTTATCCATGGTCCGGCGCCACCACGTTCGTCTCGAAGGCGATTTTGTGAATGttgtcatctccatcctccttcttgagGGTATAGGCCGGAGCATGGATCCAAACCTCGATCTCTTTAAGAGGCAAGAACCGACTATCCTCGCCTTTTTACTGTTCGAATGCCTCCCACTCGCTTACTGA